From one Bradyrhizobium sp. Ash2021 genomic stretch:
- a CDS encoding oligopeptide/dipeptide ABC transporter ATP-binding protein has product MSPAPFIDVRNLRRVFDVSKPWLNRVLEGGHLEFLKAVDGVTFDIRRGETFALVGESGSGKTTVARMVVGLLPPSSGEVIIDGISMTDRKQSQARQRLRRRIQMIFQDPYASLNPRFRVDAIVAEPIRAFDLIQGERDIRARVGELLNLVGLHADDGLKFPHEFSGGQRQRIAIARALASEAEFIVCDEPTSALDVSVQAQILNLMRDLQDKFGLTYLFISHNLAVVRHMASRIGVMYLGRIVEIAEGRELFNNPRMPYTKMLLGAVPDLAMSGRQRIPVKGEIPNPIDPPPGCAFNPRCPLAFDLCHKVAPSLIDGVACHAVNNPVPAKASA; this is encoded by the coding sequence ATGAGCCCGGCACCCTTCATCGACGTCAGGAATTTGCGCCGCGTGTTCGACGTTTCAAAACCGTGGCTGAACCGGGTGCTCGAAGGCGGCCATCTGGAATTTCTCAAAGCGGTCGACGGCGTGACCTTCGATATCAGGCGGGGCGAGACGTTTGCGCTGGTCGGCGAATCCGGTTCGGGAAAGACTACCGTCGCGCGCATGGTGGTCGGACTGTTGCCGCCGAGTTCCGGCGAGGTGATCATCGACGGCATTTCGATGACCGACCGCAAGCAATCGCAGGCTCGCCAGCGTCTGCGCCGCCGCATCCAGATGATTTTTCAGGACCCCTATGCGAGCCTCAATCCGCGCTTCCGGGTCGATGCCATCGTCGCAGAGCCGATTCGCGCCTTTGATCTGATCCAGGGCGAGCGCGACATCAGGGCGCGCGTCGGGGAGTTGTTGAACCTGGTCGGCCTGCATGCCGATGACGGCCTGAAATTTCCGCATGAGTTCTCCGGCGGCCAGCGGCAGCGCATCGCGATTGCGCGGGCGCTGGCCTCGGAAGCCGAATTCATCGTCTGTGACGAGCCGACCTCGGCGCTGGACGTCTCCGTGCAGGCGCAGATCCTCAACCTGATGCGCGACCTGCAGGACAAATTCGGTCTGACCTATCTCTTCATCAGCCATAACCTCGCGGTGGTCCGCCACATGGCGAGCCGCATCGGCGTGATGTATCTCGGCCGCATCGTCGAGATCGCTGAGGGGCGCGAACTCTTCAACAATCCGCGGATGCCCTACACCAAGATGCTGCTCGGCGCGGTTCCCGATCTCGCGATGTCCGGCCGGCAGCGGATTCCGGTCAAGGGCGAGATCCCCAATCCGATCGATCCGCCGCCCGGCTGCGCCTTCAATCCGCGCTGCCCGCTGGCGTTCGATCTCTGCCACAAGGTGGCGCCATCGCTGATCGACGGCGTCGCCTGTCACGCCGTCAACAATCCGGTCCCGGCGAAAGCTTCCGCATGA